One genomic region from Paramormyrops kingsleyae isolate MSU_618 chromosome 24, PKINGS_0.4, whole genome shotgun sequence encodes:
- the LOC111834446 gene encoding interferon-induced protein 44-like, with protein sequence MAWIGKFLFGWTRRVEENTEVLLDEPWRNVAWNNSTRARLKQSLLDYKPPIDSVPQARILLVGAVGAGKSSFFNSINSAIRGNITSQAVAGEKVTTRTIEYRAYQVKANRVGQPLSFLLCDTMGLEASESGGVNIKDIDHILKGCIPNKHRFNPVSPLETCHCQECDSSALKDRIHCVVYVIDSSKFAVMPPETKKKLHEIQEKLESYDVTLVVLLTKVDKTCPILEKDLKKVYRSCYIKELIDRASECLGIPVTNILPVKNYSNELELNECCDILLLTAMQKMLHFADNHFDNFVKGTE encoded by the exons ATGGCATGGATCGGGAAGTTCCTGTTTGGCTGGACCAGAAGAGTAGAGGAAAATACGGAGGTCCTCTTGGATGAACCATGGAGGAATGTTGCGTGGAATAATAG CACAAGAGCCAGACTCAAACAATCCCTGCTAGATTACAAGCCCCCTATCGATTCAGTGCCTCAGGCTCGGATTCTTCTAGTTGGTGCTGTTGGAGCTGGAAAATCTAGCTTCTTCAACTCCATCAACTCAGCCATACGTGGCAACATAACAAGCCAAGCTGTCGCAGGAGAAAAAGTGACGACCAGGACCATTGAG TATCGCGCTTACCAAGTGAAGGCAAACCGAGTTGGACAGCCTCTCTCATTCCTCCTGTGTGACACCATGGGACTGGAAGCAAGTGAAAGTGGTGGGGTGAACATTAAAGATATTGACCACATCCTGAAGGGCTGTATACCAAACAAGCACCGT ttcaaCCCTGTATCACCATTGGAAACTTGTCACTGTCAGGAGTGTGACTCATCAGCACTTAAAGACAGGATCCACTGTGTGGTGTATGTGATAGACTCCTCCAAATTCGCAGTAATGCCTCCAGAAACAAAGAAGAAACTTCATGAGATCCAAGAGAAACTTGAATCCTATG ATGTCACTCTAGTGGTGCTGCTGACCAAAGTGGACAAAACATGCCCAATCTTGGAAAAGGACTTGAAGAAAGTGTACCGCAGCTGCTACATAAAGGAGCTG ATCGACAGAGCAAGTGAGTGTCTGGGCATCCCAGTCACAAATATACTTCCAGTGAAGAATTACTCAAATGAGCTTGAGCTGAATGAATGCTGCGACATCCTGCTTCTCACCGCTATGCAGAAGATGCTCCACTTTGCTGACAATCATTTTGACAATTTCGTTAAGGGCACAGAGTAG